A window of bacterium contains these coding sequences:
- a CDS encoding amidohydrolase: protein MVIDAHLHLRDDVYVGEEGTPENLVKMMDEVGVNKAVLLRLYVPARKAMEELQDARSKYPSRFIPFFYALPDFVEPTLKLTEEAIKKRGFKGIKMHAGICRLESYIVDPVFALASELDVPLLIDPAGDYQNTERLAKSFPKAKIIVAHLGYYLCSDGDLVDRFINLAKDYPNLYLDISGVLLVDKIEKAISEVGYERVIWGTDGPSNQPDPVSFTRKEMEKVLKLEIEERKKKAILGENIANLLGIENDE, encoded by the coding sequence ATGGTGATAGACGCTCATCTCCACTTGCGAGACGATGTTTATGTAGGAGAGGAAGGCACTCCCGAGAACCTCGTCAAAATGATGGACGAGGTGGGGGTTAATAAGGCTGTCCTCCTACGACTCTATGTTCCCGCAAGAAAAGCCATGGAGGAACTTCAAGATGCGAGGAGTAAATATCCCAGTAGATTTATCCCTTTCTTCTACGCCCTTCCTGACTTTGTTGAACCGACGCTTAAATTAACGGAAGAAGCGATCAAGAAACGAGGCTTTAAGGGGATTAAAATGCACGCTGGAATTTGTCGCCTTGAGAGTTATATCGTTGACCCCGTCTTCGCTTTGGCGAGCGAGTTAGATGTTCCCCTCCTAATAGACCCGGCGGGCGATTACCAAAATACGGAGAGGCTAGCGAAATCTTTCCCCAAAGCGAAGATAATCGTAGCCCATTTAGGTTATTATCTCTGTTCCGATGGCGACCTCGTTGACCGTTTCATTAACTTAGCAAAAGATTATCCCAATCTTTACCTTGACATCAGCGGAGTTCTATTGGTTGATAAAATTGAGAAGGCGATTTCTGAGGTTGGGTATGAGAGGGTAATCTGGGGAACGGATGGACCGAGTAATCAGCCAGACCCTGTTTCATTCACAAGGAAAGAGATGGAGAAGGTGTTAAAGCTTGAAATAGAGGAAAGGAAGAAGAAAGCGATTTTAGGAGAGAACATCGCCAATCTTTTAGGAATAGAAAACGATGAATGA